ATGGGGAGCATCTACGCCTTATGGATTCTGGTTTGGTAAATTACTTATATTATTTGGAGTTTCTCCTGAAAGTGTAGCGGCTTTCTCACACAAACCAGTAGAAATATTTACAATGCCGTTTTTTAACCATCCAATCAATGTACAAAACATAGGTATTATATTAGGAACACTTATTGCATTGCTTTTAGCTGGAAGCCTTACAAAAACATTCAAAGAAGGACTATCTATTAGCTTCAAAGAAATATTGATATATGCTGTGGGTGGTATTACAATGGGACTTGGAACAAGATTTTCAAATGGTTGTAATGTAGGAGCACTTTATACACCAATTGCTAACTTCTCATTATCTGGATGGATTTTCTTAGTATTTTTAGTTGCAGGTGGAATATTAGGTAATGTAGTTTACAAAAAGTTAATGGCAAATGGTAGTTGTAAAATACAGTCAAGTGAAACAAATTAGTTTATAAAAGCTAAAGTTAGTGTTATAGGTGGAGTAGCATTAGTTTTTGAATAAATAAATATGAGATAATATCAAAAGGATATATATAAGCTTAATTGGAAGCCTATATATATCCTTTTTTAGATACAAGGAATTTGATAATACAAGCTTTAGCCAAACTAATTCCATGTATTGTTCCAAGGTTTATTTTATTATCTATACAAAACTTTTTTGATTTCACTTATAAGAAATTCTGATAGCTGCAGTTCATATTATATAAAAAGATATAATCTTATATTAACTTTCTTTTGTATATTCATCTAATAATATTAGATAATGGTTTGCCTCTCTTAGAACGTGATCTCCTAATAGTGGAAGTATAATTGATTTTATCTTACAATCAAGAATTCCTTCTGTACCCTGTGCTTTGAAATTTCTTAACCTTTCAGTAGCTTCTTTACTTTCTTTTGTCACTTTTGGAAGCGTAGATATATCACCTATAGAATTCAATGCTTCCTCTGTTAATTCATCAAACTCGTTTCCAAATTCATTAGATATATCAAATAATGCATCTTCTGAAGGATCTAAAAGACCACGAATAAATTTTGAGTGTTCAGCCATAATCTGATTCCAGAATGCCTCTTGTTTGAGTGCATCCTCTATAACATTAGTAGCAGTTCTATTTTGCAATTTTTTTAGTATATTTACATAGAAATTAGCTTCTCTAATTATATGTTCTATTAGTAAAGGATAATTTGCAGTAAAAAGGTTACAGGTCAGTACATTATCTAATATATAAGTTTTGAACTTAATTATATCTTTTGATGCTTTAATAGCATTATTATTTAAATTATATACATAATTAACTATTCTAGGGCTTACATTATTAGAGTTATATTTATTACCTAGAGACATTTCAGTCTTAGTAATACTTGTATTAATAGGGATACCAGTTAAAAATGAAGTTGCTTTTTCAGCTTCATAAGTATACTTAGTTGCCATATCATTATTTAGAGGTATAATATTGTAAGAAAGGTGTACTGCTTTATTAAGAAGGATTTCAAAATTTTTATTAAGCATACGTGCTTGCTCTGTAAGAGAAAAATTTTTAGATGGTAAGGAAGCTTCAATAAATACAGCGTGTTCTTTTAATATGCGCAAGAAGAATAAGTTTATATCTAAAGATTGTTTTACATAGTCATAATTAGATAGCATTACATTACCTCCAGTTAAGTAAAATCTATTGTCCCTATATCAATATATGAGGAAACTGTGAGGAATGTGTGAGCAGATATGTTAATTTATACTATATTAAGAGATGATTTTAAGCAAAATATAAAATGTATATTCTATATATTTTATATAAAATTGCCATAATAAATATTAAAAAAATTTATATGAAAATTCTAACTATAGAAAAAATCTATAATGATTTACACTAACCGACATATAATGATATACTAGTGCCAAAAACAGTCGGAGGAGTTGGAATTAGTATGAGAAAAGCACTTATAATTACGCTATCTTTAATTATAGTTATATTTGGTCTTGTAGGATGTTCTAATAAAGATAATGAACAGGATGCAAACAACAATTCTCAAGGGGAATACAGTGTTGCTGATACTCAAAAAGTTCAAGAAGCACTTAAAGATGATTCTTGGATAGTTGTAGATACTCGTTTAAATGATGCTTTCAATGGATGGAAGCTAGATGGTATTAGCAGGGGAGGAAGAATTACAGGAGCTGTAGATTTTTCTGCTAACTGGTTAAAGGTTGAAGATGATAATAAAGAAGAGCTTTTAAATGAAGCACTTGAGACGAAGGGAATAACAGAAGATAAAAATATAGTTTTATACGATACAAATGGAAAAGACTCTAAAGAAGTGGCTGATTATTTAAAAGGAAAAGGATTTAACAACTTATACTTATATGATGTTAACAAATGGGCAGATGATGAAAGTTTGCCAATGGAGAAATACGAGAACTATCAATTAGTTGTACCAGCAACAATTGTAAAAGATGTTATTGATGGAAAGAAACCAGAGACTTTTGAAAATGCTAAGAATATAAAGATTGTTGAAGGAAGTTGGGGAGAAGAAAAAACTTCTTATGCTAATGGACATATTCCTACTGCATTCCATATAAATACAGATGAAATTGAGCCTCCAACAACTGAGGCTCCAATGATGTGGATGTTAGCTGATGATGAAACTCTTAAAGAAGTTGCTCTTAAATATGGATTTACAAAAGACGATACTGTAATAGTAACGGGAGAAGAGCCTATGGCTTCGTATAGAGTAGCTACTGTACTTAGATATATAGGTGTTAATGATGTAAGGGTTTTAAATGGTGGAACAATGGCTTGGACTATGGCAGGATATGAATTAGAAACTACAAGTAATAAAGCTACACCAGTTGAAGATTTTGGTGGAGTTATACCTGGAAATCCAGATGTTATAGATACAATGGAAGAAACTAGAGCAGGATTAAAAACACCTGATAAATTTACATTAGTTGACAACCGTACTTGGGATGAACATATAGGTAAATCAAGTGGATATTCATATCACGATAAAATGGGTCGAGTACCTGGATCAGTATTTGGATATGCAGGAAAAACAGATTCTTATTCACTAGACTATTATAGAAATATAGACAAGACTATGAGAAATGCAAATGAATTCATTGCTCTTTGGAAAGAACAAGGCATAGATACAAATAAGCACTTATCATTCATGTGTGGTAGTGGATGGAGAGTTGCTGAAATCTATACTTATGCTGATGTTGTTGGACTTGACGATATATCTATATTTAGTGATGGATGGATCGGATGGAGTAATGATCCTAGCAATCCAATCGAAACAGGAGAGCCTAAAAAGTAGGTGAAAAACTTTTGAAAAATAAAATTCTTGATATTATAGCATATGGAATTGAGCTGGTGTTATTTATAGCACTATTCATTTTAGAATATTTATCTGGATATAAAGGTGGTGTTATGAAACACCTTTATTTCAAGAAAATGGAGTATTTAGGTAAAGTATATACTCAAGATGCAATGATGATGCATTCTATAGTAATAGTAGTTCTGTTTATAGGGTTATTGGTAATATGTAAGAACAGATCTAGCTTTAATCGTAAGATAAGCATAATTATGTTTGCTGTATATAGTATTGCTTTAATTGCAGCATTCAATATCCCTTATATAAAGGAATTAAACACATATGCGTATATATTAATGGTATTAGAGACATCGATTGTAATTCAGACGGTAAAAGTTATTATTAATAAATAATAAGAAGCACTATATCTTTTATGGATATAGTGCTTTTTTATATATAAGAAAATTGGGTATATCATACAAATTGCAGCTACTATAGCA
The window above is part of the Tepidibacter aestuarii genome. Proteins encoded here:
- a CDS encoding DUF2935 domain-containing protein, translated to MLSNYDYVKQSLDINLFFLRILKEHAVFIEASLPSKNFSLTEQARMLNKNFEILLNKAVHLSYNIIPLNNDMATKYTYEAEKATSFLTGIPINTSITKTEMSLGNKYNSNNVSPRIVNYVYNLNNNAIKASKDIIKFKTYILDNVLTCNLFTANYPLLIEHIIREANFYVNILKKLQNRTATNVIEDALKQEAFWNQIMAEHSKFIRGLLDPSEDALFDISNEFGNEFDELTEEALNSIGDISTLPKVTKESKEATERLRNFKAQGTEGILDCKIKSIILPLLGDHVLREANHYLILLDEYTKES
- a CDS encoding sulfurtransferase; amino-acid sequence: MRKALIITLSLIIVIFGLVGCSNKDNEQDANNNSQGEYSVADTQKVQEALKDDSWIVVDTRLNDAFNGWKLDGISRGGRITGAVDFSANWLKVEDDNKEELLNEALETKGITEDKNIVLYDTNGKDSKEVADYLKGKGFNNLYLYDVNKWADDESLPMEKYENYQLVVPATIVKDVIDGKKPETFENAKNIKIVEGSWGEEKTSYANGHIPTAFHINTDEIEPPTTEAPMMWMLADDETLKEVALKYGFTKDDTVIVTGEEPMASYRVATVLRYIGVNDVRVLNGGTMAWTMAGYELETTSNKATPVEDFGGVIPGNPDVIDTMEETRAGLKTPDKFTLVDNRTWDEHIGKSSGYSYHDKMGRVPGSVFGYAGKTDSYSLDYYRNIDKTMRNANEFIALWKEQGIDTNKHLSFMCGSGWRVAEIYTYADVVGLDDISIFSDGWIGWSNDPSNPIETGEPKK